From one Microbacterium sp. 10M-3C3 genomic stretch:
- a CDS encoding LLM class flavin-dependent oxidoreductase translates to MDYGHDLRFGAFITPTAADPQVPVTLAQIAEAADLDLVTFQDHPYQPAFLDTWTLMSYVAAATERVHIAPNVLNVPLRPPAVLAGAAASLDLLSGGRLDLGLGAGGFWDAIEAMGTPKLTPGQAVTALAEAIEIIRGRWDTSQRGGLFTDGTVHAVHGVKRGPRPGHEIPIWLGARRPRMLALIGRSADGWLPSLPWLEPGDYARGNARIDEAAEAAGRDPRAIRRLLNVGASPKEARAWAEELAGYTLADGVSTFIAMADDPRAIQRFGTEVAPAVRELVARERAARGTAPAPTRSRIALSQRRPGIDYDAVPSGVRAIEPGDFDYADVANTYMRGGRPGLILQPTDAAGVSRAIGFAAQHPDVPLSVRSGGHGISGRSTNDGGIVIDLRRLNAIEVLDPARRLVRIGAGARWAQVAAALGEHGWALSSGDYGGVGVGGLATAGGIGWLAREHGLTIDHVRAVEVALADGSIRRVDADHDPDLFWAMRGAGANMGIAVSFDFQIDEVGEVGWAQLVFDASDTAAFLEGWGAAVQAAPRDLTSFLILSPARGGQPVAAYVMAMIDSDDADTIIERLQPFAQLAPLVQQSVQLTTYPQVMANADLGPQQGAGEPVTRSALIDDITPELAAAVAQLLATGATHFFSIRAVGGAVADVPDDATAYAHRSASFSVATFGADEARLAAAWADIATHSRGLYLSFETSLRPERIEEAYPPATLERLRAVKARVDPAGLFRDNFAIGAAPAVTG, encoded by the coding sequence ATGGATTACGGACACGATCTGCGCTTCGGCGCGTTCATCACGCCCACGGCGGCCGACCCGCAAGTGCCCGTGACCCTCGCCCAGATCGCCGAAGCGGCGGATCTCGACCTCGTCACGTTCCAGGACCACCCGTACCAGCCGGCCTTCCTCGACACGTGGACGCTCATGTCGTACGTCGCCGCGGCCACCGAGCGCGTGCACATCGCGCCGAACGTCCTGAACGTGCCCCTGCGTCCGCCGGCCGTGCTCGCCGGCGCCGCTGCGAGCCTCGACCTCCTCTCCGGCGGGCGCCTCGACCTCGGGCTCGGCGCCGGAGGGTTCTGGGACGCGATCGAGGCGATGGGCACGCCGAAGCTCACACCCGGGCAGGCCGTCACCGCCCTCGCGGAGGCCATCGAGATCATCCGCGGCCGCTGGGACACCAGCCAGCGCGGCGGACTGTTCACCGACGGCACCGTCCACGCCGTGCACGGGGTCAAGCGCGGCCCGCGGCCCGGGCACGAGATCCCGATCTGGCTCGGCGCCCGTCGCCCCCGCATGCTCGCCCTCATCGGCCGCTCCGCCGACGGCTGGCTGCCCTCCCTCCCGTGGCTCGAGCCCGGCGACTACGCGCGCGGCAACGCGCGGATCGACGAGGCCGCCGAGGCGGCCGGCCGCGACCCGCGTGCGATCCGCCGCCTGCTCAACGTCGGCGCCTCCCCGAAGGAGGCACGCGCGTGGGCGGAGGAGCTCGCCGGCTACACGCTCGCGGACGGAGTCTCGACCTTCATCGCGATGGCCGACGACCCGCGCGCGATCCAGCGCTTCGGCACGGAGGTCGCGCCGGCGGTGCGCGAGCTCGTCGCCCGCGAACGCGCCGCGCGCGGCACGGCCCCCGCCCCCACGCGGTCGCGCATCGCGCTGTCGCAGCGCCGCCCCGGCATCGACTACGACGCCGTGCCGTCGGGCGTTCGCGCGATCGAACCGGGCGACTTCGACTACGCCGACGTCGCGAACACCTATATGCGCGGCGGCCGCCCGGGCCTGATCCTGCAGCCGACGGATGCAGCGGGCGTCTCGCGTGCGATCGGCTTCGCGGCGCAGCATCCCGACGTCCCGCTCTCGGTGCGCAGCGGCGGACACGGCATCTCCGGGCGCAGCACGAACGACGGCGGCATCGTGATCGACCTCCGCCGGCTGAACGCGATCGAGGTGCTCGACCCCGCGCGCCGGCTCGTGCGCATCGGCGCGGGCGCGCGGTGGGCGCAGGTCGCGGCGGCGCTCGGCGAGCACGGCTGGGCGCTCAGCTCCGGCGACTACGGCGGCGTCGGCGTGGGCGGCCTCGCCACGGCGGGCGGCATCGGCTGGCTCGCACGCGAGCACGGGCTGACGATCGACCACGTGCGCGCCGTCGAGGTCGCGCTCGCCGACGGGTCCATCCGGCGCGTGGACGCCGACCACGACCCCGACCTCTTCTGGGCGATGCGCGGAGCGGGCGCGAACATGGGCATCGCGGTGTCGTTCGACTTCCAGATCGACGAGGTCGGCGAGGTCGGCTGGGCGCAGCTCGTCTTCGACGCGAGCGACACCGCCGCGTTCCTCGAGGGCTGGGGCGCCGCCGTACAAGCGGCGCCGCGCGACCTCACGAGCTTCCTGATCCTGTCGCCGGCGCGGGGCGGTCAGCCGGTCGCCGCGTACGTGATGGCGATGATCGACTCCGACGACGCCGACACGATCATCGAGCGGCTGCAGCCGTTCGCGCAGCTCGCGCCGCTCGTGCAGCAGTCGGTGCAGCTGACGACCTACCCGCAGGTGATGGCGAACGCCGATCTCGGCCCGCAGCAGGGCGCGGGCGAGCCCGTGACGCGGTCGGCGCTCATCGACGACATCACGCCCGAGCTGGCCGCGGCCGTGGCGCAGCTGCTCGCCACCGGCGCAACGCACTTCTTCTCGATCCGTGCCGTGGGCGGCGCCGTAGCCGACGTGCCCGACGATGCCACGGCATATGCGCACCGTTCGGCGAGCTTCTCGGTCGCGACCTTCGGCGCCGACGAGGCGCGGCTCGCGGCGGCTTGGGCCGACATCGCGACCCACTCGCGGGGACTCTATCTGAGCTTCGAGACGTCGCTGCGCCCCGAGCGCATCGAGGAGGCCTACCCGCCCGCGACGCTCGAGCGGCTGCGCGCGGTCAAGGCGCGTGTCGATCCGGCCGGCCTCTTCCGCGACAACTTCGCGATCGGCGCCGCCCCCGCCGTCACCGGCTGA
- a CDS encoding excinuclease ABC subunit UvrA encodes MADVPNPDAHDVIRVVGARENNLKGVSVEIPKRRLTVFTGVSGSGKSSLVFGTIAAESRRLINDTYPTFVQAFMPQLSRPDVDALENISAAILVDQERMGANARSTVGTATDVHVMLRILFSRLGQPHVGSPQAFSFNVPSVRGAGAVTLQKGGATVKERRSFEITGGMCPRCEGLGEVSEIDLAELVDDSLSLEEGAIRVPGYTADGWMVKVYSESGFFPGDVPVREFTEQQRQDFFYKEQTKIKIGSMNMTYEGLVPKVTKSMLQKDRESMQPQARAFVERAVKFQACPDCGGTRLNEGARSSKIGGVSIADAAAMQITDLAAWLRTVDAPEVAPLVKGLRETVDSFVDIGLGYLSLDRASGTLSGGEAQRTKMIKHLRSSLTDMTYVFDEPTAGLHPHDIQRMNRLLQQLRDKGNTVLVVEHKPEVIDIADHVVDLGPGAGRDGGTIQFEGDVAGLRASGTLTGRHLDHRARLKETVRTATASLPIRGATQHNLRHVDVDVPLGVLTVVTGVAGSGKSSLIHGNLPAFDDVVVVDQSPIKGSRRSSPATYTGVLDAIRTAFAKANGVKPSMFSANSEGACEACKGLGVIITDLGFQSTVETECEVCGGTGFSDAVLEYTLDGRNISEVLAMSAAEASAFFPKGPAHTTLARMVDVGLGYLTLGQALNTLSGGERQRLKLAISMAKSGAVYVLDEPTTGLHLADVDNLLALLDRLVDAGNSVIVIEHHQAVMAHADWMIDLGPGAGRDGGRVVFEGTPADLVADASTLTGEHLARYVGG; translated from the coding sequence ATGGCCGACGTCCCGAACCCCGACGCGCACGACGTCATCCGGGTCGTCGGGGCGCGGGAGAACAACCTCAAGGGCGTCTCGGTCGAGATCCCCAAGCGGCGCCTGACCGTGTTCACCGGCGTCAGTGGATCGGGCAAGTCGTCGCTCGTGTTCGGCACGATCGCGGCGGAGTCGCGCCGGCTCATCAACGACACGTATCCGACCTTCGTACAGGCGTTCATGCCGCAACTCTCCCGCCCCGACGTCGACGCGCTCGAGAACATCAGCGCCGCGATCCTCGTCGACCAGGAGCGGATGGGCGCGAACGCCCGCTCCACCGTCGGCACCGCGACCGATGTGCACGTGATGCTGCGCATCCTGTTCTCGCGTCTCGGGCAGCCGCACGTGGGGTCGCCGCAGGCCTTCTCGTTCAACGTGCCCTCGGTGCGCGGCGCGGGCGCGGTCACGCTCCAGAAGGGCGGCGCGACCGTCAAGGAGCGTCGCTCGTTCGAGATCACCGGCGGCATGTGCCCGCGCTGCGAGGGTCTGGGCGAGGTGAGCGAGATCGATCTGGCCGAGCTGGTCGACGACTCGCTCTCGCTCGAGGAGGGCGCCATCCGCGTCCCCGGGTACACCGCCGACGGCTGGATGGTGAAGGTCTATTCGGAGTCGGGGTTCTTCCCCGGCGACGTTCCGGTGCGGGAGTTCACCGAGCAGCAGCGGCAGGACTTCTTCTACAAGGAGCAGACGAAGATCAAGATCGGCAGCATGAACATGACCTACGAGGGGCTCGTGCCCAAGGTCACGAAGTCGATGCTGCAGAAGGATCGCGAGTCGATGCAGCCGCAGGCGCGTGCGTTCGTCGAGCGCGCGGTCAAGTTCCAAGCGTGCCCCGACTGCGGCGGCACACGCCTCAACGAGGGCGCCCGCTCGTCGAAGATCGGCGGTGTGAGCATCGCGGATGCGGCGGCGATGCAGATCACCGACCTCGCCGCGTGGCTGCGCACCGTCGACGCCCCCGAGGTGGCGCCGCTCGTGAAGGGGCTCCGCGAGACGGTCGACTCGTTCGTCGACATCGGGCTCGGCTACCTCTCCCTCGACCGCGCGAGCGGCACGCTCTCCGGCGGCGAGGCGCAGCGGACGAAGATGATCAAGCACCTGCGCTCGAGCCTCACCGACATGACGTACGTCTTCGACGAGCCGACGGCGGGGCTGCATCCGCACGACATCCAGCGCATGAACCGGCTGCTGCAGCAGCTGCGCGACAAGGGCAACACCGTGCTCGTCGTCGAGCACAAGCCCGAGGTCATCGACATCGCCGACCACGTCGTCGACCTCGGCCCGGGCGCGGGGCGCGACGGCGGCACGATCCAGTTCGAGGGCGATGTCGCCGGGCTGCGGGCGTCGGGCACCCTCACCGGGCGCCATCTCGACCACCGCGCGAGGCTCAAGGAGACCGTGCGCACCGCGACCGCCTCCCTGCCGATCCGGGGCGCGACGCAGCACAACCTGCGGCACGTCGACGTCGACGTGCCGCTGGGCGTGCTGACGGTCGTGACCGGCGTCGCCGGCTCCGGCAAGTCGTCGCTCATCCACGGCAACCTTCCCGCGTTCGACGACGTGGTGGTCGTCGACCAGTCGCCCATCAAGGGCTCGCGGCGCTCGTCGCCGGCCACCTACACGGGCGTGCTCGACGCGATCCGCACCGCGTTCGCCAAGGCCAACGGCGTCAAGCCGAGCATGTTCAGCGCGAACTCCGAGGGGGCGTGCGAGGCGTGCAAAGGACTCGGCGTCATCATCACCGACCTCGGCTTCCAGTCCACCGTCGAGACCGAGTGCGAGGTGTGCGGCGGCACCGGCTTCTCCGACGCGGTGCTGGAGTACACGCTCGACGGCCGCAACATCTCCGAGGTGCTCGCGATGTCGGCGGCCGAGGCATCCGCGTTCTTCCCGAAGGGGCCGGCGCACACGACGCTCGCGCGCATGGTGGATGTAGGCCTGGGCTACCTGACGCTCGGGCAGGCGCTCAACACGCTCTCCGGCGGCGAGCGGCAGCGCTTGAAGCTCGCCATCTCGATGGCGAAGTCGGGCGCCGTGTACGTCCTCGACGAGCCGACGACCGGCCTTCACCTCGCCGACGTCGACAACCTGCTCGCGCTGCTGGACCGCCTCGTCGACGCCGGCAACAGCGTGATCGTCATCGAGCACCACCAGGCCGTGATGGCCCACGCCGACTGGATGATCGACCTCGGTCCCGGCGCCGGCCGCGACGGCGGGCGGGTCGTGTTCGAGGGGACTCCGGCCGACCTCGTGGCCGACGCATCCACCCTGACGGGCGAGCATCTCGCCCGCTACGTCGGGGGCTGA
- a CDS encoding acyltransferase family protein: MTTAQTSTARSTTRRDIQGLRALAVVGVILCHVLGWPTGGFAGVDVFFVISGFLITGLLLREVADTGRISLRGFYARRIRRILPAAVLVIAAVAVAGWFLFNRTRADATLWDVAAALGLVANWRFAAVGTDYFAQTDAVSPLQHFWSLSVEEQFYLMWPGLLLLMLVLLVPAAARRGARVPVVVGGIALAVSAASLAAAAAQTASEPTIAYFSTATRVWELGAGALLAALAPLLARVPRVLGGAVQWIGLAGIVWAFASLDADNPFPFPGALLPVAATALVIAGGVAGDPRQRHLLPLSNPVSVFIGDASYALYLWHFPALVFAGVLLPAGDATTAIVLAATAVLAVSTYLGWEQPLHRSPWLRRVSAKGPDAAPHGAIAAPAVPDAAPAARAELVRFEPSAPTPQRVGASRPAGWAPGQRYYPGRSPRPAASAPAASAASAPAVPAARTVSHNPRPRSAHDRTTWDMSREEWDTAAAPNPADAATPEAAPDAASAPSRSWAAWRARYAGQMALAAATLGIGAAAIVLVLQSTFGAPVMGPLTPPVADATTAPAENPTAAVQAALADAVSATSWPQLSPSLDEVIAASSAQNPAHDCFSPDVALDAGRCTWGSSAAPHHLYLVGDSTAMAYAPAFKKLAEDSGGQWRATTVGLYGCRFTDVLVQNSGAGVMEACPQRKQDVGALLAADPADLVVVSNAYTLGRGVDGRPLSATDLVQGARAEMAAFGVTGRVVYLAPPPLGGDLGACYSPVTSPANCVTAVDPTWREIEVATENVAAADGDHALSSLPFTCWDDVCPAFAGGVPLRYDQTHFTVAYAERIAPVLAWDLRAAGLL; this comes from the coding sequence GTGACCACCGCACAGACCTCCACCGCACGCTCGACGACCCGCCGCGACATCCAGGGTCTGCGCGCGCTCGCCGTCGTCGGCGTGATCCTGTGTCACGTGCTGGGCTGGCCGACCGGCGGGTTCGCGGGCGTCGACGTGTTCTTCGTCATCTCCGGCTTCCTCATCACAGGCCTGCTGCTGCGCGAGGTGGCCGACACCGGGCGCATCTCCCTGCGCGGGTTCTACGCCCGCCGCATCCGCCGCATCCTGCCCGCAGCGGTGCTCGTGATCGCCGCCGTCGCGGTGGCGGGGTGGTTCCTCTTCAACCGCACGCGGGCCGATGCGACGCTGTGGGATGTGGCGGCCGCCCTCGGGCTCGTCGCGAACTGGCGCTTCGCCGCCGTCGGAACCGACTACTTCGCGCAGACCGACGCCGTCTCGCCGCTGCAGCACTTCTGGTCGCTGTCGGTGGAGGAGCAGTTCTACCTCATGTGGCCGGGCCTCCTGCTCCTGATGCTCGTGCTCCTCGTGCCCGCGGCCGCGCGGCGAGGTGCGCGCGTGCCCGTGGTGGTCGGCGGCATCGCGCTCGCGGTGTCGGCGGCGTCGCTCGCCGCGGCGGCCGCGCAGACGGCGTCGGAGCCGACGATCGCATACTTCTCGACCGCCACCCGCGTGTGGGAGCTCGGGGCGGGCGCGCTCCTCGCCGCCCTCGCGCCGCTGCTCGCGCGCGTGCCGCGTGTGCTCGGCGGCGCGGTGCAGTGGATCGGACTGGCCGGGATCGTCTGGGCGTTCGCATCGCTCGACGCCGACAACCCGTTCCCGTTCCCGGGGGCCCTCCTCCCGGTCGCCGCGACCGCGCTCGTCATCGCGGGCGGAGTCGCCGGAGACCCCCGGCAGCGACACCTCCTCCCGCTCTCCAACCCGGTGAGCGTCTTCATCGGCGACGCGTCCTACGCGCTGTATCTGTGGCATTTCCCGGCGCTCGTGTTCGCGGGCGTGCTCCTCCCCGCCGGCGATGCGACGACGGCGATCGTCCTCGCGGCCACCGCCGTCCTCGCGGTGTCGACCTACCTGGGCTGGGAGCAGCCGCTGCACCGCTCGCCGTGGCTGCGCCGGGTGTCGGCGAAGGGTCCGGATGCAGCACCCCACGGTGCGATCGCGGCTCCGGCCGTGCCTGATGCGGCGCCCGCGGCACGTGCGGAGCTCGTCCGGTTCGAGCCGTCGGCGCCGACCCCGCAGCGCGTCGGCGCGAGCCGCCCGGCCGGGTGGGCCCCGGGCCAGCGCTACTACCCCGGACGTTCGCCCCGCCCCGCCGCATCCGCGCCCGCCGCCTCCGCCGCATCCGCGCCCGCCGTACCCGCAGCCCGAACCGTGTCCCACAATCCGCGACCTCGCTCCGCCCATGACCGCACGACGTGGGACATGTCGCGCGAGGAGTGGGACACGGCCGCCGCCCCGAACCCGGCCGACGCCGCCACCCCAGAGGCCGCCCCGGACGCAGCCTCCGCGCCGTCGCGGTCGTGGGCGGCCTGGCGTGCGCGGTACGCCGGGCAGATGGCGCTCGCCGCCGCCACGCTCGGCATCGGCGCCGCGGCGATCGTGCTCGTGCTGCAGAGCACCTTCGGCGCGCCCGTGATGGGGCCCCTCACCCCTCCCGTCGCGGATGCCACGACCGCCCCCGCCGAAAACCCGACCGCGGCCGTGCAGGCGGCGCTCGCCGACGCCGTCTCGGCCACGAGCTGGCCGCAGCTGAGTCCGTCGCTCGACGAGGTCATCGCGGCGTCCAGCGCGCAGAACCCGGCGCACGACTGCTTCTCGCCCGACGTCGCGCTCGATGCGGGACGCTGCACATGGGGATCGTCGGCCGCGCCGCACCATCTCTATCTCGTGGGCGATTCGACGGCCATGGCCTATGCGCCGGCGTTCAAGAAGCTCGCGGAGGACAGCGGCGGGCAGTGGCGCGCCACGACGGTCGGGCTGTACGGATGCCGGTTCACCGACGTGCTCGTGCAGAACAGCGGCGCCGGCGTGATGGAGGCGTGCCCGCAGCGCAAGCAGGACGTCGGCGCACTCCTCGCAGCCGACCCCGCCGACCTCGTCGTCGTGTCCAATGCCTACACCCTGGGCCGCGGGGTCGACGGCCGGCCTCTGTCGGCGACCGACCTCGTGCAGGGTGCGCGCGCGGAGATGGCGGCCTTCGGCGTGACCGGTCGTGTCGTCTACCTCGCGCCGCCGCCGCTGGGCGGTGATCTCGGCGCGTGCTACTCGCCCGTGACGTCGCCCGCGAACTGCGTGACGGCGGTCGATCCGACGTGGCGGGAGATCGAGGTCGCGACCGAGAACGTCGCCGCCGCCGACGGCGACCACGCCCTCAGCTCGCTGCCGTTCACGTGCTGGGACGACGTGTGCCCCGCCTTCGCCGGGGGCGTGCCGCTGCGCTACGACCAGACGCATTTCACGGTCGCGTACGCCGAGCGCATCGCGCCGGTCCTGGCATGGGACCTGCGCGCCGCCGGCCTGCTGTGA